The DNA region ctctctCTGGCATCCAAAGAATTCTTCCGGCCCATCATCACCACACTCGGCACCGGTGGATGACTTCCTTCAACGTCCGGATGCCTTCGACGCTTTTGTCCTTCAGAGCCATGGCCAGTAGAACTGTCTTGCTGCCAGCTTCCTGCGACACCGAAGTGACCAGATGCTTGGCGGAGATGTGGACGAGGGGCTGAAAGTAAGCCAAGAAGATCTTAAGGGAAcgtttctccccccaaaaaaacttcaCCTTCCCCACCTCTTCCCTCCACGGCGTGGCCATCCAGCTAAGCCAGGAATCGGCAACCttcaacactcaaagagccattgggacccgtttcccacagaaaaaacaccgggagccacagaaACCTTCCCCGTTGCCTGgttatttcctgagcagccacacAACTAGCACTATTAATTCAACTAGTAGTTGAATTAATTGTTCTGTGTTCTTCTGACACTTTTCTTGAATTTATCcatggttagcaatagcaatagcagttaggcttatataccgcttcatagggctttcagccctctctaagcggtttacagagtcagcatatcgcccccacagtctgggtcctcatttcacccacctcggaaggatggaaggctgagtcaaccttgagtggtgagattagaaccgccgaactgcagctagcagtcagctgaagtggcctgcagtgctgcaccctaaccactgcgccaccttggctctagttgGTCTACTGGTTGGCCTACTGGGagtcaaaaagctcaataaatcgcatgCCAGCGGGAGgcggttgtgacgcatattttgagtggcagggagccgcagcacagggatgaaagagccacatgcagctccagagccacgggtttgGCTGAACCCTTGGGCTAAGCCATGAAGAAAGCTGGTGGACTCCCAAGAGAACAAAGGGAGTAAACAAGGGGGGAGGAAGTCAAGGAAAATACTTGGAGGTAACGGAGATAGGGATGGGAGGAAGACTACCTCGTCTTTGCCCAGGAGAACTTTGGTGGTCCACAAAGGCCGGTTGACCCCGTCAGGAACTGCCTCAGGCTCCACGGAGACCAGAGTCCCCATCTTTCCGTACTGGGTCACCACCACCAGGATTGTGGCTCCAAAGGCGGTGCACACCACCTCCGTCGGGACGCCACACACGACTTCTCTGGTTTGCTTTGAGAGCGGGATGGTCTTGGTCGCCATGGCAGGAATCGGTCCTTGCCCTACAGGAAAGCATCAGTAAGGAGGATGCAACACCTCAAGAGGCTTCCCGGCCAACTTCTCCGTAAGAGAAGGCTTGAGCTCCGGCTTCGTGGGCAGACGGTCCTTGAGGTGGACCCTGGTTCTTCCCAGTCCATTTGTCAGTAAGCAGGCCGTGAGAAAGTTTGCTTGGTGAGGAAATCTTAACCTTAAGCCTGAACTGTTCCAAGCATCCCTCTCTAAGGGGCATGGTGGGCCTGTctggatttccttccttcctgtttcaaacTTTCAcctacctctccttccttccctccctcacactctccatctctccttcattttttcatccatctctccttcctactccccttcctcacactctccatctctccttcattctttcatccatctctccttcctccctcctactCCCCTTCCGTCCTCCCTCATACTCTCcatctctcctcctttcctccctccctccttcccccctccctccttctctcaacAACAAAGCAAAAAGCAATGAATAGGTAAAACCACTTTCGATATCGCCTTAAACCTCGCGTCGCCCTCGCCTGGTTCCTAAATATCCGCCTTCACTTTGTCTCCTGCGAGGCTTTGACAACGGACTCGCGCTCAGCCTGGCTCGGGTCGCGGCCCCCCAGCCCCAAACCATGACCGGAGCCTCGTGCCGACCCGGAACCCAAACCCTCCCAAGCCGCGCGGTCCaagggggcggaggggggggtgcGGCGTTCGGGCCCCCTTCCccgggggagaagaagggaaggcgCAGCGCCCGCCCGGCCTCCGCCTTCTCCAGCCAGCCCGGCTTGCGCGCAGGATGCGGCTGGGGGCAGCTGCGGCTCTCCAAAGCGCGCGGTTCGGCTCGGTTCGGCTCTCCGCGGCC from Thamnophis elegans isolate rThaEle1 chromosome 14, rThaEle1.pri, whole genome shotgun sequence includes:
- the PSMG3 gene encoding proteasome assembly chaperone 3, with the protein product MATKTIPLSKQTREVVCGVPTEVVCTAFGATILVVVTQYGKMGTLVSVEPEAVPDGVNRPLWTTKVLLGKDEPLVHISAKHLVTSVSQEAGSKTVLLAMALKDKSVEGIRTLKEVIHRCRVW